One window of Halopseudomonas maritima genomic DNA carries:
- the crp gene encoding cAMP-activated global transcriptional regulator CRP, producing MVSINLTPKIKNIDAFLAHCHRRRFAARSTLIHAGDSSDSLFYIVKGSVTILIEDEQGREMIIAYLNQGDFFGEMGLFDLTPAQHDRSAWVRAKTECEVAEVSYAKFRELTQRDPELLYAVGRQMAERLRKTTRKVGDLAFLDVTGRVAGTLLELCKLPDAMTHPDGMQIKITRQEIGRIVGCSREMVGRVLKSLEEQGLIEVKGKTMVVYGTR from the coding sequence ATGGTTTCAATCAACCTGACTCCTAAAATAAAAAACATCGACGCTTTTCTTGCCCACTGCCATCGCCGCCGCTTTGCGGCACGCAGCACACTGATCCACGCAGGCGACAGCTCAGACAGCCTGTTTTATATCGTCAAGGGCTCGGTCACCATTCTGATCGAGGACGAGCAAGGGCGTGAAATGATCATCGCCTACCTCAATCAGGGCGACTTCTTTGGCGAAATGGGGTTGTTTGATCTCACCCCGGCCCAACACGACCGCAGCGCCTGGGTGCGCGCCAAGACCGAGTGCGAGGTGGCCGAGGTCAGCTATGCCAAGTTCCGCGAACTCACCCAGCGCGACCCCGAGCTGCTCTACGCCGTCGGCCGCCAGATGGCCGAACGTCTGCGCAAGACCACCCGCAAGGTAGGCGATCTGGCCTTCCTGGATGTTACCGGCCGCGTCGCCGGCACCCTGCTGGAGCTGTGCAAGTTGCCGGACGCCATGACCCACCCCGACGGTATGCAGATCAAGATCACCCGCCAGGAGATCGGCCGCATTGTTGGTTGCTCACGGGAAATGGTTGGCCGCGTGCTCAAAAGCCTGGAAGAGCAAGGGCTGATTGAGGTGAAGGGTAAAACCATGGTGGTCTACGGCACGCGCTGA
- a CDS encoding adenosylmethionine--8-amino-7-oxononanoate transaminase has product MGLNNDWMQRDISVLWHPCTQMKDHEHMPVIPIQRGEGIWLHDFEGNRYMDAVSSWWVNILGHANPYINERVKQQLDTLEHVILAGFSHPPVVELSERLVQMTPAPLTRCFYADNGSSCIEVALKMSFHYWLNTGKPQKKRFITLSNSYHGETLAALAVGDVALYKETYQPLLMDVITVPSPDCYYREDGVSWEEHSRQMFAHMEQALADNHEEVAAVIVEPLIQCAGGMRMYHPVYLKLLREACDRYGVHLIHDEIAVGFGRTGSLFACEQADIAPDFLCLSKALTAGYLPMAVCMTNDRIYQAFYDDYESMRAFLHSHSYTGNPLACAAALATLDLLERDNVIEANKALSAHMAKATAHFVDHPHVAEVRQTGMVLAIEMVKDKATKEAYPWQERRGIRVYQHALKNQAMLRPLGSVVYFMPPYVITPEQIDHLASVAWEGIQLATRD; this is encoded by the coding sequence ATGGGTTTGAATAACGACTGGATGCAGCGCGACATTTCCGTGCTCTGGCATCCCTGCACCCAGATGAAAGACCACGAGCACATGCCGGTCATCCCGATCCAGCGCGGGGAAGGCATCTGGCTGCACGACTTTGAGGGCAACCGCTACATGGATGCGGTCAGCTCCTGGTGGGTCAATATCCTTGGCCACGCCAACCCCTACATCAACGAGCGCGTGAAACAACAGCTCGACACCCTGGAGCACGTGATTCTGGCCGGCTTCAGCCACCCCCCGGTGGTCGAGCTGTCCGAGCGACTGGTGCAGATGACGCCAGCGCCGCTGACCCGCTGCTTCTACGCCGACAACGGCTCCTCTTGTATCGAAGTGGCGCTGAAAATGAGCTTTCATTACTGGCTCAACACCGGCAAGCCGCAGAAAAAACGCTTTATCACCCTGTCCAACAGCTACCACGGCGAAACCCTGGCAGCGCTGGCGGTGGGCGATGTCGCGCTCTACAAGGAAACCTATCAGCCGCTGCTGATGGACGTCATCACCGTCCCCTCCCCTGACTGCTACTACCGCGAAGACGGCGTCAGCTGGGAGGAGCACAGCCGGCAGATGTTTGCGCACATGGAGCAGGCGCTGGCCGACAACCATGAAGAAGTGGCCGCCGTGATCGTCGAGCCGCTGATTCAGTGCGCTGGCGGCATGCGCATGTATCACCCGGTGTACCTCAAGCTGCTGCGCGAGGCCTGCGACCGCTACGGCGTACACCTGATTCACGACGAGATCGCTGTTGGCTTTGGCCGCACCGGCAGCCTGTTTGCCTGCGAGCAGGCCGACATTGCACCGGACTTTCTCTGCCTGTCCAAGGCACTGACCGCCGGCTATCTGCCGATGGCGGTGTGCATGACGAACGACCGCATCTACCAGGCGTTCTACGACGACTACGAAAGCATGCGCGCCTTCCTGCACTCGCACAGCTACACCGGCAACCCGCTGGCCTGCGCTGCCGCGTTGGCAACGCTGGACCTGCTGGAGCGCGATAACGTGATCGAGGCCAACAAGGCCCTGTCCGCGCACATGGCCAAGGCCACCGCGCATTTTGTCGACCACCCGCACGTAGCCGAAGTCCGCCAGACCGGCATGGTGCTGGCCATCGAGATGGTGAAAGACAAAGCGACAAAAGAGGCCTACCCCTGGCAGGAACGGCGCGGCATTCGCGTCTATCAGCACGCACTGAAGAATCAGGCCATGCTGCGCCCGCTCGGCAGCGTGGTGTACTTCATGCCGCCCTATGTGATTACGCCGGAGCAGATCGACCATCTGGCCAGCGTCGCCTGGGAAGGCATTCAGCTGGCCACCCGGGACTGA
- a CDS encoding 16S rRNA (uracil(1498)-N(3))-methyltransferase has translation MRVSRFYLDRPLSAGEVLLDGDVAHYIGRVLRLAPGAPVQIFNGSGQEWPGEISAVSKREVSVQLQAPIEGTPESPLHTHLGQALSRGERMDWAIQKAVELGVSEITPLFTERCEVKLQGERADKRQSHWQQVAISACEQCGRSVVPVIHPPAALQDWMSDLQAEVKLVLHHRTAQDLGSLSQPASAALLIGPEGGLSANEIEQAERAGFHAACFGPRVLRTETAPIVALTLLQHLWGDFR, from the coding sequence ATGCGGGTATCGCGCTTTTATCTGGATCGCCCGCTGAGCGCCGGCGAGGTGCTGCTCGACGGCGATGTCGCCCACTACATCGGCCGGGTGCTGCGTCTGGCCCCCGGCGCGCCCGTGCAGATTTTCAACGGCAGCGGCCAGGAGTGGCCCGGGGAGATCAGCGCGGTCAGCAAGCGCGAGGTCAGCGTACAGCTGCAGGCACCGATCGAAGGTACGCCCGAGTCACCCCTGCACACCCATCTGGGACAGGCGCTGTCCCGCGGTGAGCGCATGGACTGGGCGATTCAGAAGGCGGTCGAGCTGGGCGTGAGTGAAATCACCCCGCTGTTTACCGAGCGCTGCGAAGTAAAGCTGCAGGGCGAGCGCGCCGACAAACGCCAGAGCCACTGGCAGCAGGTTGCGATCAGCGCGTGCGAGCAATGCGGGCGCAGCGTGGTGCCGGTTATTCACCCGCCAGCGGCGCTGCAGGACTGGATGTCCGACCTGCAGGCCGAGGTCAAACTGGTGCTGCATCACCGTACCGCGCAGGATCTGGGCAGTCTTAGCCAGCCCGCATCTGCAGCGCTGCTGATTGGCCCGGAGGGTGGGCTCAGCGCCAATGAAATAGAACAGGCCGAGCGCGCCGGCTTTCATGCCGCCTGCTTCGGCCCGCGCGTGCTGCGCACGGAAACTGCGCCGATTGTGGCGCTAACCCTGCTACAGCACCTGTGGGGCGACTTTCGCTAG
- a CDS encoding putative bifunctional diguanylate cyclase/phosphodiesterase yields MRPLLDQLGLDAAGLRQRLDFLDWAEADGERLRQLAADGDAISHAFLDELYDRLAGYPETAAILSDPARVSQLKQRQLHYYRRLFAGHIDDDYLRERVRIGQNHERAGVELRWYLGAYRLFLARALRQLLAHAPDRLAEQLDRVDSLLKIVFFDMGVAADAYVQAEHQALEASEGRYAHALRGANDGIWDWNVTTDRLYVSARWASMLGMTPAQLGGQAASWFARVHPADLSALRAAFDQHLQGRTPWVRHEYRMRRADGSYMWVLTRGVVELDASGHRRLAGSQTDISERRRIQRQLEHAAGHDALTGLINRDQLNHQLQAAVERLQLPGARHAAVLFIDLDRFKLINDSLGHAAGDRVLVWVAERLRDCLRPGDQLARFGGDEFVMLLDDLACPADADKVAARALVALREPLRLGERCVVVSASIGVAPLSPGQGLEEALQAADLALYSAKDAGKARYERFDHSMQVNVRRRLQLESDLLQALQRGEFSLHYQPLVDLHSRRATAVEALLRWQHEGEAISPAVFVPLLEELGEIVAVGDWVLQQACRQVRAWQLAGASQLHCSVNLSGRQLQERDFPARLREILRSSDLAPQSLVLEITESLLIDQDALVLSTLRELAGMGVRIALDDFGTGYCSLGYLNRFPLHIIKLDRSFLHDAHQDERQLKVCQALIALSRALDLAVVAEGIERDEQVALLLREHCTLGQGYLLGRPQPAEQLRFG; encoded by the coding sequence ATGAGGCCGTTACTCGATCAGTTGGGGCTGGATGCCGCAGGCTTGCGGCAACGCCTTGATTTTCTGGATTGGGCTGAGGCTGACGGCGAGCGCCTGCGCCAGCTCGCGGCGGACGGTGACGCGATTAGTCACGCCTTTCTCGACGAGCTGTACGATCGCCTGGCGGGCTACCCGGAAACCGCAGCCATCCTGTCTGATCCGGCCCGAGTTAGCCAGCTCAAGCAGCGCCAGCTGCACTACTATCGACGGCTGTTTGCCGGCCACATTGATGATGATTACCTGCGGGAGCGCGTACGCATCGGTCAGAACCACGAGCGGGCTGGCGTGGAGCTGCGATGGTACCTGGGCGCCTACCGGCTGTTTCTGGCCCGCGCACTGCGTCAGCTCCTGGCTCACGCACCGGATCGCCTGGCTGAGCAGCTGGATCGTGTCGATAGCCTGCTGAAAATCGTTTTCTTTGATATGGGCGTGGCTGCCGACGCCTACGTGCAGGCGGAGCACCAGGCGTTGGAAGCCAGCGAAGGGCGCTATGCCCATGCTCTGCGCGGCGCCAACGACGGCATCTGGGACTGGAATGTAACCACCGATCGACTGTATGTCTCGGCGCGCTGGGCCAGCATGCTGGGCATGACGCCGGCCCAGCTGGGTGGGCAGGCTGCCAGCTGGTTTGCGCGCGTACACCCAGCGGATTTGTCGGCACTGCGAGCGGCGTTTGACCAGCACTTGCAGGGGCGCACGCCCTGGGTGCGCCATGAATATCGCATGCGCCGCGCCGACGGCAGTTATATGTGGGTACTGACACGCGGGGTGGTCGAGCTGGATGCCAGTGGGCATCGCCGCCTGGCGGGTTCGCAAACCGACATCAGCGAGCGACGGCGCATACAGCGTCAGCTCGAGCATGCCGCCGGCCACGACGCGCTGACCGGGTTGATCAACCGTGATCAGCTCAATCACCAGCTGCAGGCTGCGGTTGAGCGCTTGCAACTGCCGGGTGCGCGTCACGCGGCGGTGCTGTTTATTGACCTTGATCGTTTCAAACTGATCAACGATAGCCTCGGGCATGCCGCCGGAGATCGGGTGCTGGTGTGGGTTGCCGAACGGTTGCGCGACTGCCTGCGCCCCGGTGATCAGCTGGCGCGCTTTGGCGGCGATGAGTTTGTCATGCTGCTTGATGATCTGGCCTGCCCGGCGGATGCCGATAAGGTCGCCGCACGTGCGCTGGTCGCGCTACGCGAGCCCCTGCGGCTGGGTGAACGCTGTGTGGTGGTGAGCGCCAGTATCGGGGTTGCGCCGCTGTCGCCGGGGCAGGGGCTTGAGGAAGCCTTGCAGGCTGCGGACCTGGCTCTGTATAGCGCCAAGGACGCCGGTAAGGCGCGCTATGAGCGTTTTGATCACTCCATGCAGGTGAATGTGCGGCGTCGGTTGCAGTTGGAGAGCGACCTGCTGCAGGCGCTGCAGCGCGGTGAGTTCAGTCTGCATTACCAGCCGCTGGTTGATTTGCACAGCCGGCGGGCGACGGCCGTTGAGGCCCTGCTGCGCTGGCAGCATGAGGGCGAGGCAATTTCGCCCGCCGTTTTTGTGCCGCTACTGGAGGAACTGGGCGAGATCGTTGCGGTGGGCGACTGGGTACTGCAGCAGGCCTGCCGCCAGGTGCGGGCCTGGCAGCTTGCCGGCGCCAGCCAGCTGCACTGCTCGGTCAACCTGTCCGGCCGACAGCTGCAAGAGCGGGACTTTCCTGCGCGCCTGCGCGAAATTCTGCGCAGCAGCGACCTGGCGCCCCAGAGTTTGGTGCTGGAGATTACCGAAAGCCTGCTGATTGATCAGGATGCGCTGGTACTCAGTACCCTGCGTGAGCTGGCCGGCATGGGCGTGCGCATCGCCCTGGACGATTTTGGTACCGGTTACTGTTCCCTCGGTTACCTCAACCGCTTTCCGCTACACATCATCAAGCTGGATCGCAGCTTCCTCCACGATGCCCACCAGGATGAGCGGCAGCTGAAGGTCTGCCAGGCGTTGATCGCGCTAAGCCGAGCGCTTGACCTGGCGGTGGTGGCCGAAGGCATTGAGCGTGATGAGCAGGTAGCGTTATTGCTCCGGGAGCACTGCACCCTGGGGCAGGGCTATCTGCTGGGGCGGCCGCAGCCGGCTGAGCAACTGCGGTTTGGTTGA
- a CDS encoding exodeoxyribonuclease VII small subunit: MARKKTAVDFEQSLGSLQALVERLESGDLSLEESLAAFEQGVALTRDCQQALSQAEQKVQQLMENNGELRTEPFDGARE, from the coding sequence ATGGCCCGGAAGAAAACCGCAGTGGACTTTGAGCAGTCCCTTGGCTCGCTGCAGGCACTGGTAGAGCGCCTGGAAAGCGGCGATCTCAGCCTGGAAGAATCACTCGCTGCCTTCGAACAGGGCGTGGCCCTGACCCGCGACTGCCAACAGGCACTGAGCCAGGCCGAGCAGAAGGTGCAGCAGTTGATGGAAAACAACGGTGAGCTGCGCACCGAGCCGTTTGACGGCGCCCGCGAATGA
- a CDS encoding polyprenyl synthetase family protein translates to MSEFADYLSLCQQRINAYLGSQLNTPQPRLERLYSAMRYSVVNGGKRVRPLLAYASCEALGGQPQQADPAAAAVELIHAYSLIHDDLPAMDDDDLRRGQPTCHRAFDEATAILAGDGLQALAFELLAGAAHWQSATRLQMVQLLGRAAGPQGMVGGQAIDLGAVGEQLDLATLESMHQHKTGALIRAAVQLGALASEQVDDAQLAALGQYADSIGLAFQVQDDILDIESDTSVLGKQQGADMARDKPTYPALLGLDGAHRLADQLRDQAISAVDGFGPAAQRLRQLADYIVQRRF, encoded by the coding sequence ATGAGCGAGTTTGCTGATTACCTGAGCCTGTGCCAACAGCGCATCAACGCCTACCTCGGCAGCCAACTGAACACCCCGCAGCCCCGCCTTGAGCGCTTGTACAGTGCCATGCGCTACAGCGTGGTCAACGGTGGCAAGCGGGTACGCCCCCTGCTGGCCTACGCCAGCTGCGAGGCGCTTGGCGGGCAGCCGCAGCAAGCCGACCCGGCAGCCGCTGCGGTAGAGCTGATCCACGCCTACTCGCTGATTCACGACGACCTGCCGGCCATGGATGACGACGACCTGCGCCGCGGCCAGCCCACCTGCCACCGCGCCTTTGACGAAGCGACCGCGATTCTGGCCGGCGACGGCCTGCAGGCACTGGCCTTTGAGTTGCTGGCTGGCGCCGCCCACTGGCAGAGCGCCACACGCCTGCAGATGGTGCAACTGCTGGGCCGCGCCGCCGGCCCGCAGGGCATGGTTGGCGGCCAGGCCATCGACCTGGGCGCGGTGGGCGAACAGCTGGATCTGGCAACGCTGGAATCCATGCACCAACACAAGACCGGCGCCCTGATCCGCGCCGCCGTGCAGCTGGGCGCACTGGCCAGCGAACAGGTAGACGACGCCCAGCTGGCCGCGCTCGGACAGTACGCCGACAGTATCGGCCTGGCTTTTCAGGTGCAGGACGACATCCTCGATATCGAAAGCGACACCAGCGTCCTCGGCAAACAGCAGGGCGCCGATATGGCCCGCGACAAGCCCACCTACCCGGCGCTGCTCGGGCTGGATGGCGCGCATCGCCTGGCCGATCAGCTGCGTGACCAGGCCATCAGCGCGGTCGACGGTTTCGGCCCTGCTGCCCAGCGCCTGCGCCAGCTGGCGGACTACATTGTGCAGCGGCGCTTCTGA
- the dxs gene encoding 1-deoxy-D-xylulose-5-phosphate synthase, whose product MPTTFHDIPPQRPATPLLDSLEDTAQLRALDESRLGELADELRAFLLWSVGQTGGHFGAGLGVIELTIALHYVYHTPDDRLLWDVGHQAYPHKILTGRREQMASLRQKGGLAAFPRRSESPYDTFGVGHSSTSISAGLGMAIAAGLQGLDRRTVAVIGDGALTAGMAFEALNHAADVEANMLVVLNDNDMSISRNVGGLSNYLAKILSSRTYSHMREGSKKMLSKIPPAWELARKTEEHAKGMLVPGTLFEELGWNYIGPIDGHDLPTLVRTLTNMRELKGPQFLHVVTQKGHGFSPAEADPIGYHAITKLEPKPAAPAGASKPKFSNIFGQWLCDMAEQDERLIGITPAMKEGSDLIAFSERFPKRYFDVAIAEQHAVTLAAGMACEGAKPVVAIYSTFLQRGYDQLIHDVDVQNLDVLFAIDRAGLVGEDGPTHAGSFDLSYLRCLPNMLIMAPADENETRQMLTTGYLHKGPAAVRYPRGTGPGVAIDPALEPLPIGKGLVTRQGEKVAILCFGTLHQHAMKAADALNATVANMRFVKPLDHALIAELSASHDLLVTVEENAVMGGAGSAVNEWLLAEGISLPVLNLGLPDIYVEHAKPAQMLAECGLDAAGIENAIRERLGRLG is encoded by the coding sequence ATGCCCACCACTTTCCACGACATTCCGCCACAACGCCCCGCTACCCCTCTGCTGGACAGTCTCGAGGACACCGCGCAGCTGCGCGCGCTGGACGAGAGCCGGCTAGGAGAGCTTGCGGATGAGCTGCGGGCCTTCCTGCTGTGGAGCGTCGGCCAGACTGGCGGGCATTTTGGCGCCGGCCTGGGTGTGATCGAGCTGACCATTGCCCTGCACTACGTCTACCACACCCCGGACGACCGGCTGCTGTGGGATGTCGGCCATCAGGCCTACCCGCACAAGATTCTCACCGGGCGCCGCGAACAAATGGCCAGCCTGCGCCAGAAAGGCGGCCTGGCAGCCTTTCCGCGCCGTAGTGAAAGCCCCTACGACACCTTTGGCGTTGGCCATTCCAGCACCTCCATCAGCGCCGGCCTGGGCATGGCCATCGCCGCCGGGCTGCAGGGACTGGACCGCCGCACCGTGGCGGTCATTGGCGACGGCGCGCTGACCGCCGGCATGGCCTTCGAGGCACTGAACCACGCCGCCGACGTAGAAGCCAACATGCTGGTAGTGCTGAACGACAACGACATGTCGATCTCGCGCAACGTGGGCGGGCTATCCAATTATCTGGCCAAGATTCTCTCCAGCCGTACCTACTCGCACATGCGCGAAGGCAGCAAGAAGATGCTGTCCAAGATCCCGCCGGCCTGGGAGCTGGCGCGCAAGACCGAAGAGCACGCCAAAGGCATGCTGGTGCCCGGCACCCTGTTCGAGGAGCTGGGCTGGAACTACATCGGCCCCATCGACGGCCACGACCTGCCTACGCTGGTACGCACTCTGACCAACATGCGCGAGCTCAAGGGCCCGCAGTTTCTGCACGTCGTCACGCAAAAAGGCCACGGTTTCTCCCCCGCCGAGGCCGACCCCATCGGCTACCACGCCATTACCAAGCTGGAACCCAAGCCGGCTGCCCCTGCTGGCGCCAGCAAGCCGAAGTTTTCCAATATTTTTGGCCAGTGGCTGTGCGACATGGCCGAGCAGGACGAGCGCCTGATCGGTATTACCCCGGCCATGAAGGAAGGCTCCGACCTGATCGCCTTCAGCGAGCGTTTCCCCAAACGCTACTTTGATGTCGCGATTGCCGAGCAGCACGCCGTCACCCTGGCAGCCGGCATGGCCTGCGAGGGCGCCAAACCGGTGGTCGCTATCTACTCGACCTTCCTGCAGCGCGGCTATGACCAGCTGATCCATGACGTCGACGTGCAGAACCTGGACGTGCTCTTTGCCATCGACCGCGCCGGCCTGGTGGGCGAAGACGGCCCGACCCACGCCGGCAGTTTTGACCTGTCGTACCTGCGTTGCCTGCCAAACATGCTGATCATGGCCCCGGCAGATGAAAACGAAACCCGGCAGATGCTGACCACCGGCTACCTGCATAAAGGCCCGGCGGCCGTGCGTTATCCGCGCGGCACCGGCCCGGGCGTAGCCATCGACCCGGCGCTGGAGCCCCTGCCCATCGGCAAGGGCCTGGTCACCCGCCAGGGCGAAAAGGTCGCCATTCTCTGCTTTGGCACCCTGCACCAGCACGCCATGAAGGCCGCCGACGCGCTGAACGCCACCGTTGCCAACATGCGCTTCGTCAAACCGCTGGACCACGCCCTGATCGCCGAGCTGAGCGCCAGCCACGATCTGCTGGTTACCGTGGAAGAGAACGCCGTGATGGGCGGCGCCGGCAGCGCCGTCAACGAATGGCTGCTGGCCGAGGGCATCAGCCTGCCGGTACTCAACCTCGGCCTGCCCGATATCTACGTTGAACACGCCAAGCCGGCCCAGATGCTGGCCGAGTGCGGGCTGGATGCTGCCGGCATCGAAAACGCCATCCGCGAACGCCTTGGCCGCCTCGGCTAA